A genomic segment from Rhodospirillaceae bacterium encodes:
- a CDS encoding helix-turn-helix domain-containing protein yields the protein MNPNTPAPITTKLLTLDQVADSLAVSTRTVRRLIDNKDLRSVQVGRQKRVDPKDLDAFVNAHKT from the coding sequence ATGAATCCTAACACCCCAGCACCAATCACGACCAAGCTCCTGACCCTTGATCAGGTTGCGGACTCCCTGGCTGTTTCCACCCGCACCGTTCGCCGTCTCATCGACAACAAGGACCTGCGTAGCGTTCAGGTTGGTCGGCAAAAGCGGGTTGATCCGAAGGACCTAGACGCCTTCGTAAACGCCCACAAAACGTGA
- a CDS encoding amidase family protein — MALAKIFATVAVICVTLACASPHAEDFSVVEATIPQMQVALEEGRITSRELTTQYLVRMGKYENEINASLAVNHAALEVADERDAERKAGQVRGPLHGIPIAIKDNIHTIDMPTTAGTLALEGFFPPYDATLVANLREAGAIILAKTVLTEMANWMVLGMANNYSAIGGHAFNPYDIRREPRPPFNDGRGVLPTGSSSSGGGTAASFWAANVGTETTTSIIEPASANMLAAVKPTVGRVSRWGVIPVAYDHDTAGPMARTVTDAAIMLGAMESATPDPNDPATGVCDPPPGRDYTPFLDKGALKGARIGVPRAWFVEPHKLPRADEPSGGLPEDQVAMMNEAVAVLRELGATVVDPADIPSAIAEAWEDNVLVRGSCSPGPLFKGEDDECSVVLKYGFKRDINDWLASLGPAAPVATLTEMRQWNIDNENLGTLRYGQGSMDISDEMDPTLAEDRARYEQDRADDLRLAGAEGLDAALEKHGLDAVIFTGRRSTSFLAKAGYPSVTVPFGLVANGGGFPDGFEPKPAPLGITFSGTACSEPRLLALAYAFERATQRRVPPELGYREGLALPR, encoded by the coding sequence ATGGCACTCGCCAAAATCTTTGCAACTGTTGCCGTCATTTGCGTCACGCTTGCATGCGCATCACCCCATGCCGAAGATTTCTCCGTCGTCGAAGCCACTATTCCGCAGATGCAGGTCGCGCTGGAAGAAGGTCGGATCACCTCGCGCGAATTGACCACCCAATATCTCGTCCGCATGGGTAAGTACGAGAACGAAATCAACGCGAGCCTCGCGGTCAATCACGCCGCACTGGAAGTTGCCGATGAACGCGATGCCGAACGCAAGGCTGGCCAGGTTAGGGGGCCGCTGCACGGCATTCCTATCGCGATAAAGGACAACATCCACACCATCGATATGCCAACGACGGCCGGGACCTTGGCGCTGGAAGGCTTCTTCCCGCCTTACGATGCCACCCTGGTGGCCAACCTGCGCGAAGCCGGGGCGATCATCCTTGCCAAAACCGTGCTAACGGAAATGGCCAATTGGATGGTCCTCGGCATGGCCAACAATTACTCCGCTATCGGCGGTCACGCCTTTAATCCATATGATATCCGTCGCGAACCGCGTCCGCCGTTTAACGACGGTCGCGGCGTTTTACCAACGGGCAGTTCGTCGTCGGGTGGCGGCACCGCGGCTAGCTTCTGGGCCGCCAATGTGGGCACGGAAACGACCACATCCATCATTGAGCCAGCCTCCGCAAATATGCTGGCCGCCGTCAAACCGACGGTCGGACGGGTGAGCCGCTGGGGCGTGATCCCCGTGGCGTACGATCATGACACTGCTGGGCCGATGGCGCGCACCGTCACGGATGCTGCCATCATGCTCGGGGCGATGGAAAGTGCCACCCCCGACCCCAATGACCCTGCCACCGGCGTGTGCGATCCACCGCCGGGACGCGATTACACGCCATTCTTAGACAAAGGCGCGCTCAAGGGCGCCCGCATCGGTGTGCCCCGCGCCTGGTTTGTCGAGCCCCACAAGTTGCCGCGGGCGGATGAACCCAGCGGTGGCCTACCGGAGGATCAAGTAGCGATGATGAACGAGGCTGTCGCGGTCCTACGTGAACTTGGTGCCACGGTGGTTGATCCTGCTGATATTCCGAGTGCCATAGCCGAAGCGTGGGAGGATAATGTCCTGGTTCGCGGGTCGTGTTCACCCGGCCCGCTGTTCAAAGGCGAGGACGATGAGTGCTCGGTGGTGCTCAAATACGGCTTTAAGCGGGACATCAACGACTGGCTGGCCAGTCTCGGACCAGCGGCTCCCGTTGCGACTCTCACGGAGATGCGGCAGTGGAATATTGACAACGAAAACCTCGGCACGCTGCGCTACGGTCAAGGCTCTATGGACATTTCAGATGAGATGGATCCTACATTGGCGGAAGATCGCGCCCGTTATGAACAGGACCGCGCAGATGATCTTCGTCTCGCAGGGGCCGAGGGCCTGGACGCAGCGCTCGAAAAACACGGCCTCGACGCGGTGATTTTCACAGGTCGCCGCAGCACCAGTTTTCTGGCCAAGGCGGGCTATCCGTCCGTCACCGTGCCGTTCGGCTTGGTCGCCAACGGCGGCGGTTTCCCAGACGGGTTCGAGCCCAAGCCCGCACCGCTTGGCATCACGTTCAGTGGCACGGCCTGTAGCGAGCCGCGCTTGCTGGCGCTGGCCTATGCGTTCGAGCGGGCGACCCAGCGTCGTGTGCCGCCCGAGCTCGGATACCGTGAAGGGCTGGCCTTGCCACGTTAG